A stretch of Prunus dulcis chromosome 6, ALMONDv2, whole genome shotgun sequence DNA encodes these proteins:
- the LOC117632135 gene encoding probable glucan 1,3-beta-glucosidase A yields the protein MYHLLALYLISCVVPLSLAQDFNLPFKAVNLGNWLVTEGWMKPSLYDGIPNNDLLDGTQVQFKSTKLQKYIAAENGGGSGSVVVVNRDSASGWETFRLWRIDESSFNLRVFNKQFVGLPNQDQGTGLIAVSDSPGNTETFRIVRNDGDQNRVRIQASNGLFLQATSETQLTADYGGSGWEDDNPSVFIMTILSDKTLRGEYQITNGYGPDKAPQVLQDHWNSYITEDDFRFLRSNGLNAVRIPVGWWIAKDPTPPKPFVGGSLQALDNAFTWAQNNGLKVIVDLHAVEGSQNANDHSATRDGSQEWGDSNIQDTVAVIDFLASRYANHPALAAVELMNEPMAPGVNLDSLKNYYKAGYEAVRKHTSSAYVILSNRLGPADAKELLSFAGGLDRVAIDVHFYSLYSDMFNSFSVQQNVDFIYNQRASDLDAVTTSNGPLTFVGEWVAEWAINGASIQDYQRFAKAQIDVYGRATFGWAYWAYKCQYDHWGLRWMIENNYIKLN from the exons ATGTACCATCTTCTGGCTTTGTACCTGATCTCATGTGTTGTTCCTCTTTCCTTAGCACAAGACTTCAATTTGCCATTCAAAGCTGTGAATCTTGGGAATTGGCTTGTTACAGAGGGTTGGATGAAACCTTCTCTCTATGATGGCATTCCCAACAATGACCTTTTG GATGGAACACAAGTTCAATTCAAGTCCACAAAGCTGCAGAAGTATATTGCAGCAGAAAATGGGGGTGGCAGTGGTTCCGTTGTTGTTGTCAACCGCGATTCGGCCTCTGGTTGGGAAACTTTCAGG TTGTGGAGAATTGATGAATCATCTTTCAATTTGAGAGTGTTCAACAAGCAGTTTGTGGGATTGCCAAACCAAGACCAGGGAACCGGGCTAATTGCAGTTTCAGATTCACCTGGAAACACCGAAACATTTCGGATTGTAAGGAATGATGGTGATCAAAATAGAGTTCGCATTCAAGCATCCAATGGTTTATTTCTGCAG GCAACATCAGAGACACAATTGACTGCAGATTATGGAGGCTCAGGTTGGGAAGATGATAATCCATCTGTCTTCATAATGACAATATTAAGTGACAAGACCTTAAGAGGTGAATACCAAATCACAAATGGTTATGGTCCAGATAAGGCTCCTCAAGTCCTGCAG GATCACTGGAACAGTTACATCACCGAAGACGATTTCAGGTTCTTACGATCGAACGGCTTGAATGCGGTGAGGATCCCAGTTGGATGGTGGATTGCAAAAGATCCAACACCACCTAAGCCTTTTGTTGGAGGCTCCTTGCAAGCCCTGGACAATGCTTTCACATGGGCACA AAACAATGGGCTGAAGGTAATTGTAGATCTTCATGCAGTTGAAGGGTCCCAAAACGCCAATGACCACAGTGCAACAAGAGATGGCTCCCAGGAATGGGGAGATTCCAACATACAAGACACTGTGGCAGTCATAGATTTCTTAGCATCAAG ATATGCTAATCATCCAGCTCTTGCAGCAGTTGAGTTAATGAATGAGCCTATGGCACCTGGTGTCAATCTAGACAGCctaaaaaattattacaaaGCTGGTTATGAAGCTGTACGGAAGCACACTTCAAGCGCTTATGTGATCTTATCAAACAGATTGGGACCTGCAGATGCAAAGGAGCTTCTCTCATTTGCCGGAGGCCTCGATCGCGTAGCCATAGACGTGCATTTCTATAGCCTATACTCGGACATGTTCAACAGCTTCAGTGTGCAACAAAATGTGGATTTCATCTACAACCAACGAGCTTCTGATCTCGATGCTGTGACCACTTCCAATGGACCCCTCACTTTTGTTG GAGAATGGGTTGCAGAATGGGCGATAAATGGAGCGTCAATACAAGACTACCAGAGATTTGCAAAAGCCCAAATAGATGTTTATGGGCGTGCCACTTTTGGATGGGCATATTGGGCTTACAAGTGTCAATACGATCACTGGGGTCTTAGGTGGATGATCGAGAATAACTACATAAAACTCAATTAG